From a region of the Castanea sativa cultivar Marrone di Chiusa Pesio chromosome 10, ASM4071231v1 genome:
- the LOC142613264 gene encoding putative disease resistance protein RGA1, translated as MAEALIRVAEGIIGQLGKPALQEIVLLWGVKGELDKLRNTVLSIKAVILDAEEKQAQDGAISDWLRKLTDVLYEADDLLDDFSTEVLQREVMTRNKKAKEVRIFFSKSNQLAYGLKMGHKIKAIKGRLDAIDVDKNRYKLEGRPRETQVTNSVRKTHGCVSVEANYFIGREVDKKVIIERLLDSNIEENVSVLPIVGIGGLGKTTLAQYVFNDDEINSHFHKKLWVCISDDFDVERIVEKILENATGKKQEKLEMSTLINVLHKEIDGMKYLLVLDDVWNDNAEKWDKLKGSLLCGARGSRILVTTREKKVANITKTMEPHFLRGLNEEESWSLFKKKAFEKGQEPENLKIKEFGMAIVRKCEGIPLAIKLIGRLLCSKNSEEEWFSFMNKEFSKLDQNEDDILPTLKLSYDNLPSHLKQCFAYCSLFPKDYQIEKEILIKLWMAQGFIRPLDHNQCLEDVGCEYFEELHWRSFFEDAEGNWWNHVTKFKIHDLMHDLAISVVGLESITFGINEEKMDEKTHHVSFGFDLVPFKQIPTSLFKSSRMRTFLLPCQELYSNQMVWNKSTCVAFVSSFKFLRLLDLNCTGIRIVPHSIGKLKHLRYLDLSSNSHIKILPNSIIRLPNLETLNLRNCWGLIELPKNISKLVNLRHLNIYGCSSLTHMPHGFGQLTNLRSLTQYVLSKDSRCGGELKEFHGLNQLRESLVIKNLRHKKDAELEYKTARLKDKQHLEGLALQWWIEGEVDIGYDEMSVEALEPNQNLKSLELDGYRGVKHPSWLSLLKNLVSLTLFSMENCQDALPLHEFPSLKTLYLANFPSLEYVSLVSESFKLPPLESLRIWSCPNLKGWWKRRSDSIEEDEDDADNYSEISTITAKNHSLPSFSRLSHLDISRCPKLSSMPLFPYLEELSLDKSNLRPLERTISMGMISTASQENPTTAAVAESTSSAPSYSSSTLAASFTPLSKLTNLNICMIEGSDGHVLQSIQHLTALEQFTLYKYNGDGMELEWQGLRKLQFLRLSDQPKLASLPMGLQQATSLRRLEIWVCPSLTTLPEWICEIISLQSFYIRDCPNLTSLPALTSLKTLNILRCPILVESCKNQDWVARIQNLGGDLAHPVQYAEQTETNEEYELRTRDFTKIFGRCSGSTSQ; from the exons ATGGCGGAAGCTCTCATCAGAGTTGCTGAGGGAATCATTGGCCAATTGGGAAAGCCTGCTCTCCAAGAGATTGTCCTGCTCTGGGGTGTCAAGGGTGAGCTTGATAAGCTCAGGAACACGGTTTTATCCATCAAAGCTGTCATTCTGGATGCAGAGGAGAAACAGGCGCAGGATGGTGCCATCAGTGATTGGCTGAGAAAGCTGACAGATGTACTTTATGAAGCGGATGACTTGCTGGATGATTTTTCCACTGAAGTTTTACAACGGGAAGTGATGACCAGGAATAAGAAGGCGAAAGAGGTACGCATCTTCTTCTCCAAATCAAACCAGCTTGCATATGGTCTTAAAATGGGTCATAAGATTAAGGCAATTAAGGGGAGGTTAGATGCCATTGATGTTGATAAGAATAGGTACAAATTAGAGGGACGTCCTAGGGAGACACAAGTCACTAATAGTGTGAGAAAGACTCATGGTTGTGTAAGTGTTGAAGCTAATTACTTTATTGGAAGAGAGGTTGATAAGAAAGTGATCATAGAACGTTTATTGGATTCCAATATTGAAGAGAATGTTTCAGTCCTTCCTATAGTAGGTATAGGAGGACTAGGTAAGACCACTTTAGCTCAATATGTATTCAATGATGATGAAATTAATAgtcattttcataaaaaattgtgGGTGTGCATCTCAGACGATTTTGATGTAGAAAGGATTGTTGAGAAAATCCTAGAAAATGCAACAGgtaagaaacaagaaaaacttGAAATGAGCACATTGATAAATGTTCTTCATAAAGAAATAGATGGAATGAAATACTTACTTGTATTAGATGATGTGTGGAATGATAATGCAGAAAAATGGGATAAGTTAAAAGGATCTCTACTATGTGGTGCAAGAGGCAGTAGAATATTGGTAACTACACGTGAGAAGAAGGTTGCTAATATTACAAAAACTATGGAACCACACTTTTTAAGGGGTTTAAATGAAGAGGAGTCTTGGtctttatttaagaaaaaagcaTTTGAAAAGGGACAAGAaccagaaaatttaaaaattaaggaaTTTGGAATGGCAATAGTTAGAAAGTGCGAAGGAATTCCACTTGCCATAAAGCTTATAGGAAGGCTATTGTGCTCAAAAAACTCAGAAGAGGAGTGGTTCTCCTTCATgaataaagaattttcaaaGCTAGATCAAAATGAAGATGATATCCTACCAACACTTAAATTGAGTTATGATAATCTCCCATCACATTTAAAGCAATGTTTTGCTTATTGTAGTTTATTTCCAAAGGATTATCAAATTGAAAAGGAGATATTGATTAAACTATGGATGGCACAAGGGTTTATTAGGCCATTAGATCACAACCAATGCTTAGAAGATGTTGGATGTGAGTATTTTGAAGAATTACATTGGAGATCATTCTTTGAAGATGCTGAAGGAAATTGGTGGAACCATgtaactaaattcaaaatacatGACCTAATGCATGATCTAGCAATATCGGTAGTGGGGCTAGAGAGCATCACTTTTGGCATAAATGAGgaaaaaatggatgaaaaaacccatcatgtctcatttggttttgatttaGTCCCATTCAAGCAAATTCCAACCTCGTTGTTTAAATCAAGCAGGATGAGAACATTTCTTTTGCCATGTCAAGAGCTTTATTCAAATCAAATGGTATGGAACAAGTCAACTTGTGTTGCATTTGTTTCAAGTTTTAAGTTCTTGCGCCTGTTAGATTTGAATTGCACTGGCATTAGGATTGTGCCACATTCTATTGGAAAGTTGAAGCATTTAAGGTATCTCGATCTCTCATCTAACAGCCACATTAAGATACTTCCTAATTCCATTATAAGGTTGCCAAATTTGGAGACACTAAATCTTCGTAATTGTTGGGGACTTATAGAATTGCCAAAAAATATTAGCAAATTAGTCAATCTTAGGCATCTTAACATATATGGGTGCAGTAGTTTGACTCATATGCCACATGGATTTGGGCAATTGACTAATCTCCGCTCACTAACTCAGTATGTGTTGAGTAAAGACTCTAGGTGTGGTGGTGAGTTGAAGGAATTTCACGGATTAAACCAGTTGAGAGAAAGTCTAGTGATTAAAAATCTGAGACACAAGAAAGATGCTGAATTAGAATATAAAACTGCACGTTTGAAAGATAAACAACACCTTGAAGGTTTGGCGTTACAGTGGTGGATAGAAGGAGAAGTGGATATTGGGTACGATGAGATGTCAGTGGAAGCTTTGGAACCAAACCAAAATCTTAAAAGTTTGGAATTAGATGGCTACAGGGGAGTGAAACATCCAAGCTGGCTTTCTTTACTCAAAAATCTTGTAAGCCTTACGTTATTTTCAATGGAGAATTGCCAAGATGCGCTACCATTGCATGAATTTCCTTCTCTCAAAACTCTCTATTTGGCGAATTTTCCTTCTCTTGAGTACGTATCTCTGGTATCAGAGAGTTTTAAACTTCCACCCCTAGAATCCCTCCGTATTTGGAGTTGCCCTAATCTAAAGGGATGGTGGAAGAGGAGGAGCGACTCCATCGAGGAGGACGAAGATGACGCCGATAATTACAGTGAAATATCGACGATAACAGCGAAGAATCATTCTCTGCCTTCATTTTCTCGTCTTTCCCATCTAGACATTTCTAGGTGCCCTAAACTATCTTCCATGCCTTTATTTCCTTATCTTGAAGAATTAAGTCTGGATAAGTCTAATTTGAGGCCATTGGAGCGAACAATATCGATGGGAATGATAAGTACGGCATCTCAGGAAAACCCAACAACAGCAGCAGTAGCAGAGTCAACCTCGTCTGCTCCTTCTTATTCCTCTTCAACACTTGCCGCCTCATTCACCCCTCTCtccaaattaacaaatttgaaTATTTGTATGATAGAAGGCAGTGATGGTCATGTCCTTCAATCTATACAACATCTCACTGCACTTGAACAATTTACGTTATATAAGTATAATGGGGATGGGATGGAATTGGAATGGCAAGGCCTGAGAAAGCTTCAGTTTCTAAGATTATCTGATCAGCCAAAATTGGCCTCTCTTCCGATGGGGCTTCAACAGGCGACCTCTCTGCGACGTCTCGAAATTTGGGTTTGTCCGAGTTTGACGACATTGCCGGAATGGATCTGCGAAATCATATCTCTTCAATCATTCTATATTCGTGATTGCCCCAATTTGACTTCATTGCCTGCCCTAACGTCTTTGAAGACGCTGAATATTCTGAGGTGTCCCATCTTAGTAGAAAGTTGCAAGAACCAGGATTGGGTTGCTCGCATCCAAAACTTGGGAGGAGATTTAGCTCATCCAG TTCAATATGCAGAACAAACTGAAACGAATGAGGAATATGAACTTAGAACTCGGGACTTCACCAAAATTTTTGGGCGTTGCAGTGGTTCAACAAGTCAATAG